A DNA window from Streptomyces canus contains the following coding sequences:
- a CDS encoding chloride channel protein, which produces MLRRPEYRRALVFCGIIGIPVSLIAFWFLVLLHELENLIWVDWPHDLGWSDPPWWWPLPLALVSGAVVALVVLRFPGRGGHIPAAGLHAGGASKAAVPGVALAALASLPLGAVLGPEAPLIALGGGLALAFRDLVRAPATEASTALLGAAGAAAAISAIFGSPLVAAVLLMEVAGVGGPQLFAVMLPALLSSGVGAIVFTGFGHWTGLNAESLNIGLPTPPLLDVGDVGWSLLMAVAIGVAVHGMLVGGRIAARLVAAHPLRNTVLCALAAAGCAALYAGITGRSPSEVSLSGQTTLSQLAADPHAWSVGSLVAVLVFKGVAYTLCLGSLRGGPTFPALFLGGAVGVLLSPLPGLGVVPGMAAGMAAASAATLRLPVSCVVLVVLLVGNSETVPVIVLAAVVAFVTTELLPQGPEIPAFSAEPGRAPRPASSRP; this is translated from the coding sequence ATGTTGCGCCGGCCGGAGTATCGGCGGGCCCTGGTGTTCTGCGGGATCATCGGCATCCCGGTGTCGTTGATCGCGTTCTGGTTTCTCGTCCTGCTCCACGAGCTGGAGAACCTGATCTGGGTGGACTGGCCGCATGACCTCGGTTGGAGCGATCCGCCGTGGTGGTGGCCGCTTCCCCTGGCTCTGGTGTCAGGTGCGGTCGTCGCCCTGGTCGTCCTGCGTTTCCCCGGCAGAGGCGGGCACATTCCAGCAGCGGGCCTGCATGCCGGAGGGGCGTCGAAGGCGGCAGTTCCCGGGGTGGCCCTCGCTGCGTTGGCCAGCCTGCCGCTGGGCGCCGTGCTCGGGCCCGAGGCGCCCCTGATCGCCCTGGGCGGCGGCCTGGCGCTGGCTTTCCGGGATCTCGTACGGGCCCCCGCGACCGAGGCGAGCACGGCACTGCTCGGTGCCGCCGGCGCCGCGGCGGCCATCTCCGCGATCTTCGGCAGCCCGCTGGTCGCTGCCGTGCTGCTGATGGAGGTGGCCGGAGTCGGCGGGCCGCAGTTGTTCGCGGTGATGCTTCCCGCCCTGCTCTCCAGCGGCGTGGGCGCCATCGTGTTCACCGGCTTCGGCCACTGGACCGGACTGAATGCCGAAAGCCTGAACATCGGGCTGCCCACACCGCCTCTCCTCGACGTCGGCGACGTGGGGTGGTCGCTGCTGATGGCGGTCGCCATCGGCGTGGCCGTCCACGGGATGCTGGTGGGCGGACGGATCGCGGCGCGCCTCGTGGCCGCGCATCCACTCAGGAACACGGTGCTCTGCGCACTCGCTGCGGCCGGCTGCGCGGCGCTCTACGCCGGCATCACCGGCCGTTCGCCGTCCGAGGTGTCCCTCTCCGGCCAGACCACCCTGTCGCAACTCGCCGCCGATCCCCACGCGTGGTCCGTCGGCAGTCTGGTGGCGGTCCTGGTGTTCAAGGGCGTCGCGTACACGCTCTGCCTGGGCAGCCTGCGCGGCGGTCCGACCTTCCCCGCACTGTTCCTGGGCGGTGCGGTGGGTGTCCTGCTCTCGCCTCTGCCCGGGCTCGGCGTCGTACCGGGTATGGCGGCGGGCATGGCGGCCGCGTCCGCCGCCACGCTCCGACTGCCCGTCAGCTGTGTGGTGCTGGTCGTGCTCCTCGTCGGCAACTCGGAGACCGTCCCGGTGATCGTGCTCGCCGCTGTCGTGGCGTTCGTGACGACGGAGCTGCTGCCGCAGGGGCCGGAAATCCCGGCGTTCAGCGCGGAGCCCGGTCGAGCGCCTCGTCCAGCGTCGTCGCGGCCATGA